One window from the genome of Hippoglossus hippoglossus isolate fHipHip1 chromosome 6, fHipHip1.pri, whole genome shotgun sequence encodes:
- the kcp gene encoding kielin/chordin-like protein isoform X4, producing the protein MESGKLRTPILLGIQFLWVLAQTVQGQAGSHHENVIDLLEALNMSNHISGVSKLQSPTGVMYRIRPRAPHLTLPAEYSHLLYSNLQGSMGLYFVGHQSSGSSATLLSLSSPSSPILQFISSTLNDTLRLDYQAGGGVGGGGGGGAQGSASFLFPVRNPFSREERVQLAVSLEPDRLAFFVDCQEAVVVPIKSEEQIHLELPQNVVITLASTPRRKDSKFSGYLKTAEISMKAYLRRPWVCDNFTDNLPASKRAVAQSSDSWTDSSRGLQQGASPSKSQASHRPVDQTATYPQDVQSDQLQRGVALGPPASPEGVKSVSQVQKDDRLKTLEKRMEELSRMLDMVKAQNADLQSRVKYLEGCECVRQRCEWEGRVVDDGQRWQIDLSNVCTCTSGKVTCQSNIKGCELDGTIHNVSYSTLDGCQTCTCKGGTRECSPLPCPSLDCTQKETVPGDCCPQCKSCIHTGVRYDHKAKWRPEESPCDVCHCLEGRVHCEREQCRTPCKNPAAPPPNTCCPVCQGCGANGHDFPNGAAIPTGERCQECTCVNGNVACSPLPCPALSCRNPVHRAGDCCPRCEQCEYESKVYVDGQTFPSRRDPCLRCYCSAGEVSCERLDSSCPTPHCNHPAKRKGECCPTCDVCEYDRRVYAHGEVFTPAGSGPCLQCRCKLTFPHMSVFSYKCTRKGGNVICHEEKCPPVQCSNPIIDSQLCCPICKACVLEGLEYEEGSSWQLENRCSSCICVNGETRCTHTHCPPDECLHPTKTTGSCCATCESCTYNHRIYSDGQKFATPEQPCHICTCQHGTVACERRPCPPVNCTNSYTPPGECCAKCPDCSFENRVFVDGQVFLNPVSVCEECECVSGRIDCHQTQCPQPHCNAPRPGTCCQNNCNGCSHAGKEYPNGLEFPHPTDMCRTCSCINGNVQCLKKRCPPLLCSHPNVLPGDCCPLCPAPPSDCVFEQRTYRHTERFYHPTDNCRSCACTNGTVHCQRKPCPFTACSHPITQECCRTCEGCLHESRERANGETWDEVSDPCSACLCREGSVRCERKRCPPSNCNHPVQRQCCMSCDGCMFHGKEYPDGTEFPDDQDPCSVCYCYGGEVVCNKLPCYGDCSHPYKPPGQCCAECERCFYNSVVLTNGQTIPDPGNLCSECTCQRGSVRCLKKTCPAALCPHPFTNPCGCSVCDGCHFQGVSYVDGQILPGGEKGCEECTCSRGEVVCVQRRCPAVLCPHPAQDRCACGVCDGCNFNGRECFSGERFQHPTDQCQLCSCLNGGVVCARASCPSVACMRPVTPPGECCPVCTGICQHQGREYQSGSTFSSPSDPCSSCSCLNEVVNCQRRPCPVRCSHPVPSETCCPVCDSCRYEGVVHSHSHTFTPSSNPCQRCTCVRGTVTCVPLVCPSTPCARPVTKPGQCCPECTVCRLDGKEFSDGQAWTLSSNRCSSCTCQAGEVQCSSPRCPKLPCMHQVTDPGACCPRCRGCMYGGEEHTEGSSWFADSTPCMTCMCVDGVTTCSEVHCLSPCINFISVPGECCPVCADCVFEGRVYGPGDSFHPADDPCQICTCEVMPDGEQHLRCLRKQCPSLVDCPKSNILFSGPDSCCPVCAQPLSNCTSALIGNEVLATDDPCFTCHCKDLTWTCLHQLCVPVSCPLREQFMSPDSCCPVCKECVIEGQGRVANGSSWTDSDDDCVTCTCNLGYIECSIEECLPAVCLDGQKPVKTPGKCCPECHGNAASHYNDHP; encoded by the exons ATGGAGAGCGGCAAACTGAGGACTCCAATCCTGCTGGGGATACAGTTTCTCTGGGTGCTCGCGCAGACTGTGCAGGGGCAGGCTGGTTCCCATCATGAAAACG TGATTGACCTTCTGGAGGCTCTGAACATGTCCAACCACATTAGTGGCGTATCCAAACTGCAGAGTCCCACTGGAGTGATGTACAGGATACGTCCCAGAGCACCCCACCTCACTCTACCTGCAGAATATTCCCACCTCCTGTACTCTAACCTTCAGGGAAGCATGGGGTTGTACTTTGTGGGGCATCAGTCGTCAGGCTCCAGTGccactctcctctccctctcctctccatcctcaccCATTCTCCAATTCATCTCCTCCACCCTCAACGACACGCTGCGTTTGGACTAccaggctggaggaggagtaggaggaggaggaggaggaggagctcagggCTCTGCCAGCTTTCTCTTCCCTGTGAGAAACCCCTTCTCCAGGGAGGAACGGGTACAGCTGGCTGTGAGCCTGGAGCCCGACAGACTGGCTTTTTTTGTGGACTGTCAAGAAGCTGTTGTTGTGCCGATAAAAAGCGAGGAGCAGATCCACCTGGAACTGCCTCAAAACGTTGTCATCACTCTTGCCAGCACTCCGCGGAGGAAGGACAGCAAATTCAGC GGATATTTGAAGACAGCTGAGATTTCAATGAAAGCATATTTAAGGCGCCCGTGGGTCTGTGACAATTTTACAG ATAATCTGCCTGCGTCTAAGCGCGCAGTCGCCCAGAGCTCAGATTCTTGGACTGACAGCAGTCGAGGGTTACAGCAGGGTGCTTCCCCCAGTAAATCTCAAGCAAGCCACAGGCCAGTGGACCAAACCGCCACTTATCCCCAGGACGTCCAGAGTGACCAGCTGCAGCGAGGTGTCGCCCTGGGGCCGCCGGCTTCTCCTGAAGGGGTAAAGTCTGTTTCTCAGGTCCAGAAAGACGACAGGCTGAAGACGCTGGAGAAGAGGATGGAGGAGCTGTCTCGTATGCTGGACATGGTCAAAGCTCAG AATGCAGACCTACAATCTCGTGTCAAGTACCTGGAGGGATGTGAGTGCGTGAGGCAGCGATGTGAATGGGAGGGACGTGTAGTGGACGATGGCCAGCGCTGGCAAATTGACCTCAGCAATGTTTGCACTTGCACATCTGGAAAGGTCACATGTCAATCTAACATCAAAG GATGTGAGCTGGATGGCACAATTCATAATGTGTCCTACAGCACTCTGGATGGCTGTCAGACATGTACGTGTAAG GGTGGTACCAGGGAGTGCTCTCCTCTGCCCTGCCCCTCGCTGGACTGCACACAGAAAGAGACTGTACCTGGAGACTGCTGCCCGCAATGCAAAA GCTGCATCCATACTGGTGTCCGTTATGATCACAAAGCCAAGTGGAGACCAGAAGAGAGCCCCTGTGACGTCTGCCACTGTTTG GAGGGTCGTGTTCACTGTGAGAGGGAGCAGTGCCGCACACCTTGTAAaaacccagctgctccaccgcCAAATACCTGCTGTCCGGTCTGTCAGG GCTGTGGCGCGAATGGTCACGACTTCCCTAACGGAGCCGCGATTCCTACTGGAGAACGTTGTCAAGAGTGTACATGTGTG aatgGAAATGTGGCGTGTTCCCCTCTCCCCTGTCCTGCTCTGTCTTGTCGAAACCCTGTACATCGTGCTGGAGACTGTTGCCCACG GTGTGAGCAGTGCGAATATGAGTCCAAGGTGTATGTGGACGGACAGACGTTCCCCTCCAGGAGAGACCCCTGCCTCCGCTGCTACTGCTCT GCAGGCGAAGTTTCTTGTGAACGTTTGGATTCATCGTGTCCGACACCGCACTGCAACCATCCAGCTAAGCGCAAGGGAGAGTGTTGTCCCACATGTGATG TCTGTGAGTATGACAGGAGGGTGTATGCTCACGGGGAAGTGTTCACCCCTGCTGGGAGTGGACCGTGTCTACAGTGCAGGTGTAAG CTAACTTTCCCTCATATGTCTGTATTCTCTTATAAATGTACACGTAAGGGTGGCAATGTAATTTGCCATGAAGAGAAGTGTCCTCCTGTCCAGTGCTCCAACCCCATTATAGACTCACAACTCTGCTGTCCGATCTGCAAAG CATGTGTGTTGGAGGGGCTGGAATATGAAGAAGGCTCCAGCTGGCAACTGGAGAACCGCTGCTCCAGCTGCATCTGTGTGAACGGAGAAACCcggtgtacacacacacactgcccacCCGACGAGTGCCTGCATCCCACCAAGACCACTG GCTCCTGCTGTGCAACGTGTGAAAGCTGCACCTATAATCATCGTATCTACAGTGACGGCCAGAAGTTTGCGACCCCTGAGCAGCCCTGCCACATCTGCACCTGTCAG CACGGGACTGTGGCGTGTGAGAGGAGACCTTGTCCTCCAGTCAACTGCACCAACTCATACACACCACCCGGAGAGTGCTGCGCTAAATGTCCAG ACTGCTCCTTTGAAAACCGTGTGTTTGTGGATGGACAAGTTTTTCTCAATcccgtgagtgtgtgtgaggagtgtgagtgtgtgagcggCAGGATCGACTGCCACCAAACACAATGCCCTCAACCGCACTGTAATGCGCCTCGACCTGGAACATGCTGTCAGAACAACTGCAATG GCTGCAGCCATGCTGGGAAAGAGTATCCCAACGGTCTGGAGTTTCCTCATCCGACTGACATGTGCAGGACATGCAGCTGCATC AATGGGAATGTCCAGTGTCTGAAGAAGAGGTGTCCACCACTGTTGTGCTCACACCCGAATGTCCTGCCAGGAGACTGCTGCCCCCTGTGTCCAG CTCCTCCATCagactgtgtgtttgaacaACGCACCTACAGACACACCGAGCGTTTTTACCACCCGACTGACAACTGTCGATCATGTGCCTGCACCAACGGGACAGTTCACTGTCAGCGCAAGCCCTGCCCCTTCACAGCGTGTTCTCACCCCATCACACAAGAGTGCTGCCGGACCTGTGAAG GCTGTTTGCATGAGAGTCGAGAGCGAGCCAACGGGGAGACGTGGGATGAAGTGTCAGACCCATGTTCTGCATGTTTGTGCCGTGAAGGATCTGTCCGCTGTGAGAGAAAACGCTGTCCACCTTCTAACTGTAACCACCCAGTCCAGAGACAGTGCTGCATGTCCTGTGACG GCTGCATGTTTCATGGTAAAGAATACCCCGATGGCACTGAGTTTCCTGATGACCAAGACCCTTGTAGTGTGTGTTACTGCTACGGAGGGGAGGTCGTCTGCAACAAGCTGCCCTGTTATGGAGATTGTAGCCACCCATATAAACCCCCCGGACAATGCTGTGCAGAATGTGAAC GCTGCTTCTATAACAGCGTGGTCCTGACCAATGGGCAGACGATCCCTGACCCAGGGAACCTCTGCTCTGAGTGTACCTGCCAG AGGGGTTCAGTGCGCTGCCTGAAGAAAACGtgtccagcagctctgtgtcctCACCCCTTCACCAAcccatgtggctgctcagtcTGTGATG gtTGTCATTTCCAAGGTGTCTCGTATGTTGACGGTCAGATTTTACCCGGAGGAGAGAAAGGCTGCGAGGAATGCACCTGCTCA AGAGGcgaggtggtgtgtgtgcagagaagATGCCCAGCTGTGTTATGTCCACACCCAGCTCAGGACAGATGTGCCTGTGGAGTGTGTGATGGATGCAACTTTAATGGAAGGGAGTGTTTTAGCGGAGAACGATTCCAACACCCTACGGACCAATGTCAGCTCTGCTCCTGTCTG AACGGAGGTGtggtgtgtgcacgtgcatctTGTCCAAGCGTTGCCTGCATGCGTCCAGTGACTCCGCCTGGAGAGTGCTGCCCTGTCTGCACCGGCATTTGTCAGCATCAAGGGAGAGAGTATCAGTCCGGCTCCACCTTCTCTTCACCCTCTGACCCCTGCTCCTCGTGCTCCTGTCTG AACGAGGTGGTGAACTGTCAGAGGAGACCTTGTCCAGTCCGGTGCTCTCACCCGGTCCCTTCAGAAACCTGCTGCCCCGTCTGTGACTCCTGCCGGTACGAGGGTGTCGTGCACTCTCACAGTCACACCTTCACGCCCTCCTCTAACCCCTGCCAGCGCTGCACATGTGTCAGAGGCACCGTCACTTGTGTGCCACTCGTCTGCCCGTCAACACCCTGCGCTCGACCCGTTACCAAACCAGGACAGTGCTGCCCTGAGTGCACAG TGTGTAGGCTGGATGGGAAGGAGTTCAGTGACGGGCAAGCATGGACCCTGAGTTCAAACCGCTGCTCCAGCTGCACCTGCCAG GCAGGTGAGGTCCAGTGTTCGTCTCCCCGGTGTCCCAAACTACCATGTATGCATCAGGTGACTGATCCAGGCGCCTGCTGTCCTCGCTGCAGAG GCTGTATgtatggaggagaggagcataCCGAGGGCAGCAGCTGGTTCGCAGACTCCACTCCCTGTatgacgtgcatgtgtgtggacgGAGTGACCACCTGCTCTGAAGTACACTGTCTATCTCCCTGTATCAACTTCATCAGCGTGCCCGGGGAGTGCTGCCCCGTGTGTGCTG ACTGTGTATTTGAGGGCAGAGTTTACGGCCCAGGGGACAGTTTTCATCCAGCAGACGACCCCTGTCAGATCTGCACTTGTGAG GTGATGCCGGACGGAGAACAACATCTGAGGTGTTTACGAAAGCAGTGTCCCAGTCTGGTTGACTGTCCCAAGAGCAACATCCTGTTCTCTGGTCCAGACTCCTGCTGTCCTGTCTGTGCAC AGCCTCTCAGTAACTGCACCTCTGCACTGATTGGGAATGAGGTGTTGGCCACAGATGACCCTTGTTTTACCTGCCACTGCAAG GACCTGACATGGACCTGCCTCCACCAGCTGTGCGTCCCAGTGTCTTGTCCTCTTCGTGAACAGTTCATGTCTCCAGACTCCTGCTGCCCTGTGTGTAAAG
- the LOC117762697 gene encoding LOW QUALITY PROTEIN: cadherin-related family member 5 (The sequence of the model RefSeq protein was modified relative to this genomic sequence to represent the inferred CDS: deleted 1 base in 1 codon) translates to MDLPELKLTSFPAKAPVWSLLVLLCLHTVKGMSGWGGCLDGHDVFVTVRENSRPGEVVAELSADTTMEGVQWTLDGKDADWFFLDERYIRLNTSVDKALDREAQSPVLMAELQCYEDDLLQSVYRVMVEILNENDNSPVFAENSTHSLIISELTPVDTVIFTVLATDADNDKIIYYIDQTSPDADYFKVDFPNSGEVILSKPLDYETQPVLTVTIHASEMSTAERFNTSTNITIHVLDGDDQYPQFLPCTLLFQDETSHICTSPVYTVNITEGEEDIVLDFSPGPIYAVDGDRGLSTPLSYAILSGNDDGRVLIDRVTGEMKLTQGVTDRLTTPMLHLQVLAYQDDDPRKYSVATALIRILAVNHFHPVFDEAEYHGFVTAVKSAASLVNTYGGKVLMLHVQDQDFEQGFNPRISFTFSHTSNHTDIYQLTQEGLVIARTNQLKAKQRHTLEVKATDQESGDATFTTVVIEVLTEGQSIPHSPLGEERLTGCTVGKAFFLSLVFMTTGGCVLSLVMWLKRKQKGKRDPLERGCVAQGKHPNVSLRWFNLVSHRSAMPHTEEVPNNREEYGTCNPSFSFPDKPAIYTVPDLPNCRGPAAPGATAAPDSSVPPPENTCIPVISNKNASLPTKSSPSSPTLHPATVDLRPTHTAQDAVPSKENLNSPPATPLEPPSELPNTSLSPTTPYSRPDSQTTTNDDIIDLVTSPSSQSSALCSQTRIAYAEIDKPFRKSRVKTPPYSPLLSLSHPKQTSTPPPTPEQEPFKAKLVHMDTSPLDTPPVTPQQKSMTLSMEEDQPSTSLDQVDQPEQPGADTSSPSEDRRPTEDRRPSENSANTQDDRRAGEEDDDGFLGDEDGDKQSDDELESDEEELLRVMARCNPVFITFSK, encoded by the exons ATGGACCTCCCTGAACTCAAACTGACTTCATTTCCGGCCAAGGCTCCAGTCTGGTCGCTGCTGGTCCTTCTATGTCTGCACACAGTCAAAG GGATGTCAGGGTGGGGCGGGTGTTTGGATGGACATGATGTATTTGTGACGGTCAGAGAAAACAGCCGCCCAGGAGAAGTTGTTGCTGAGCTCTCGGCTGACACCACAATGGAAGGGGTACAGTGGACCCTGGATGGAAAAGACGCTGATTGGTTCTTCCTGGATGAAAGATACATCCGGTTGAACACATCGGTCGACAAGGCTCTTGACCGGGAG GCCCAGAGTCCCGTCCTGATGGCTGAGTTGCAATGTTATGAGGACGATCTTCTTCAG AGTGTGTACAGGGTCATGGTGGAGATTCTTAACGAGAATGATAACTCGCCTGTGTTTGCAGAAAACTCCACCCACTCTCTTATTATAAGTGAG CTGACTCCAGTGGACACTGTGATCTTTACCGTCCTGGCCACAGACGCAGATAACGACAAGATCATTTACTACATTGACCAGACATCA cCTGATGCAGATTATTTCAAGGTTGATTTCCCAAACAGTGGAGAAGTGATCCTGTCCAAGCCTCTAGACTACGAGACTCAACCCGTGCTGACTGTTACCATCCACGCCTCG GAAATGAGCACCGCTGAGCGCTTCAACACCAGCACCAACATCACCATCCACGTCCTGGATGGAGACGACCAGTACCCACAGTTCCTGCCCTGCACGCTGCTGTTCCAAGATGAGACCAGTCACATCTGCACCAGTCCTGTGTACACAGTCAATATCacggagggggaggag GACATTGTGCTGGACTTCTCTCCTGGTCCTATATATGCAGTGGATGGAGACAGAGGCCTCAGCACTCCACTCAGTTATGCCATACTCTcag GCAACGATGACGGCCGTGTCCTGATCGATAGAGTGACAGGGGAGATGAAACTGACTCAGGGGGTGACGGACAGACTCACAACTCCAATGCTGCATCTACAGGTCCTG GCATACCAGGACGATGACCCCAGGAAGTACTCTGTCGCCACAGCGTTGATCCGAATCCTGGCAGTGAACCACTTTCACCCAGTGTTTGACGAGGCTGAATATCACGGCTTTGTAACTGCGGTAAAGAGCGCTGCCTCTCTGGTGAACACGTACGGTGGCAAAGTGCTGATGTTACACGTACAAGACCAGGACTTTGAGCAG GGTTTCAACCCCAGGATCAGCTTCACCTTCAGCCATACATCCAACCACACAGACATCTACCAGCTCACACAGGAGGGCCTTGTGATCGCCAGGACCAACCAGCTCAAGGCAAAACAGAGACACACCCTAGAG GTAAAAGCCACAGACCAAGAGTCAGGTGATGCCACCTTTACTACTGTCGTGATCGAGGTGTTGACTGAAGGACAATcaa ttcctcacagtCCACTGGGAGAGGAGCGCCTGACGGGCTGTACTGTGGGCAAAGCATTCTTCCTGAGCCTGGTGTTCATGACTACGGGTGGATGTGTCCTGTCTCTGGTGATGTggttgaagagaaaacaaaagggaaagaGGGACCCACTGGAGAGAGGCTGTGTGGCCCAGGGAAAACACCCCAATGTG AGCTTGCGGTGGTTCAATCTG GTGAGTCACCGCAGTGCCATGCCACACACGGAGGAAGTTCCCAACAACAGGGAAGAATATGGAACCTGCAATCCTTCCTTCAGCTTCCCTGACAAACCTGCGATCTACACCGTCCCAGATCTCCCCAACTGCCGAGGACCTGCTGCACCAGGAGCGACTGCTGCACCCGACAGcagcgtc cccccccctgagaACACGTGCATCCCCGTGATCTCCAATAAAAATGCTTCTTTACCAACCAAAAGCTCCCCTAGTTCACCCACCCTTCACCCAGCCACTGTGGATTTGAGGCCTACACACACGGCTCAAGATGCTGTGCCATCCAAAGAAAATCTTAACTCCCCACCTGCTACACCCCTGGAACCTCCTTCAGAACTACCCAACACCAGTCTGAGCCCCACAACACCTTATTCCCGTCCCGACTCACAAACTACCACcaatgatgacatcattgaCCTTGTCACAAGCCCCTCCTCTCAATCCAGCGCTCTATGCAGTCAAACCCGCATTGCTTATGCAGAAATAGACAAACCATTCCGCAAATCTCGCGTGAAGACGCCCCCGTATTCACCTTTACTGTCCTTATCCCACCCCAAGCAGACAAGCACGCCCCCACCCACCCCAGAGCAGGAACCTTTCAAAGCCAAGCTGGTCCACATGGATACTTCACCGCTTGATACACCTCCGGTGACGCCACAGCAGAAATCTATGACTCTAAGCATGGAGGAAGACCAACCGTCCACATCGCTGGACCAGGTAGACCAACCAGAGCAGCCAGGTGCAGATACCAGCAGTCCATCTGAGGACAGAAGGCCTACTGAGGACAGAAGGCCCTCAGAGAACTCAGCAAACACCCAGGACGACCGCAGGGC